A genomic segment from Vicia villosa cultivar HV-30 ecotype Madison, WI unplaced genomic scaffold, Vvil1.0 ctg.002025F_1_1, whole genome shotgun sequence encodes:
- the LOC131637549 gene encoding uncharacterized protein LOC131637549: MAPPLKTGSRNISYTFLNPNLESLDCLVKKITPDETTRFREKYGYILSLLKMPFTKYEQEGVHTLLQFYNPSLRCFTFPDYLLVPTLEEYSLFLGVPIKKGEVPYYSTMEAPTSIEISKALYLSKSVVDANLSERGRSQGFHMEFLVKRGCDAAEAKEWDTFRAILALSIYGILMFPNVPDFVDMSAIHLFILQNPVPTLLGDVYHSVHQKNRQKKGLVRCFAPLLYRWFRSHLPERGAFVDSRHTSKWAERIMGLRAKDIVWYNRSLEDKEVIMSCGKFNNVPLMGVRGGINYNPVLARRTYGYAFVNPPEQSEIAENIFYHVVTDNGQMAEAIQAWKNICWRDKKHFGQRDCATYEDYTKWVETVANTQGMPFPIKDPLYPPVGAQPNIVSMPQKKLKEHYETQLADLTKRLQIQTENANSEKTRRKKADKLLLDRQNTIEKCYEEIRKLKGQIREKDQDNVQVQEEARYWEVKNRNMETMHFRKDLLIQEIIKRPTRAETKKLFEEMKTWSDKHIGDSPLRHLDMGDPA; the protein is encoded by the exons ATGGCTCCTCCATTGAAGACTGGTAGTCGCAACATCTCCTACACATTTCTAAATCCGAATCTGGAATCTCTCGACTGTTTGGTTAAGAAGATCACGCCGGATGAAACAACCAGATTCCGTGAAAAGTATGGGTATATTCTGAGTCTTCTCAAGATGCCATTCACCAAATACGAGCAAGAAGGAGTTCATACCTTGCTTCAGTTCTACAACCCTTCTCTCCGTTGCTTCACGTTCCCTGACTACCTTCTGGTTCCTACGTTGGAGGAATATTCTCTTTTTCTTGGTGTTCCGATCAAGAAGGGAGAAGTTCCATACTATAGCACCATGGAGGCTCCCACTTCTATTGAAATCTccaaggctctttatttgagcaagtcagtTGTTGATGCAAATCTCTCCGAGAGAGGAAGATCTCAGGGTTTTCATATGGAGTTCCTCGTCAAAAGAGGGTGTGATGCTGCTGAAGCGAAAGAATGGGACACTTTTAGGGCTATCCTGGCTCTAAGTATCTATGGTATCCTAATGTTCCCGAACGTGCCTGATTTTGTTGACATGAGTGCAATCCATTTGTTCATTCTGCAGAATCCTGTTCCTACACTCTTGGGGGATGTTTATCATTCAGTTCATCAAAAGAACCGtcaaaagaagggtttggtcagATGTTTTGCTCCTTTACTATACCGTTGGTTCAGATCACATTTGCCTGAACGTGGAGCTTTCGTTGATAGTAGGCACACCTCTAAATGGGCTGAGAGGATTATGGGACTTAGAGCCAAAGACATTGTGTGGTATAACAGATCTTTGGAAGACAAGGAAGTTATCATGAGTTGTGGAAAGTTCAACAATGTGCCCCTCATGGGTGTCAGAGGTGGGATCAATTATAATCCCGTCTTGGCTAGGAGAACTTATGGATATGCTTTCGTCAATCCTCCTGAGCAATCCGAGATAGCTGAGAACATTTTTTATCATGTGGTCACCGACAATGGGCAGATGGCAGAAGCTATACAAGCTTGGAAGAATATTTGTTGGAGAGACAAGAAGCATTTTGGTCAAAGGGACTGTGCAACTTATGAAGACTATACTAAGTGGGTCGAAACTGTGGCTAATACCCAAGGGATGCCTTTCCCTATTAAGGATCCTTTGTACCCTCCTGTTGGCGCACAACCCAACATTGTCTCCATGCCTC AGAAGAAGCTGAAAGAACATTACGAGACTCAGTTGGCAGATTTGACTAAAAGACTCCAGATTCAGACTGAAAATGCCAATTCAGAGAAGACTCGTCGAAAGAAAGCAGACAAACTCTTGTTGGATCGTCAGAATACCATAGAGAAGTGTTATGAAGAGATCAGAAAGCTGAAAGGCCAGATAAGAGAAAAAGACCAAGATAATGTCCAAGTTCAAGAGGAAGCTAGGTATTGGGAGGTGAAGAATCGCAACATGGAAACAATGCATTTCAGAAAAGACCTGCTGATTCAAGAGATCATTAAGAGGCCCACCCGTGCTGAGACCAAGAagctctttgaagaaatgaagacttgGAGTGATAAGCACATTGGAGATAGCCCTCTTCGCcatttggacatgggagatcctgcttga